Genomic window (Primulina eburnea isolate SZY01 chromosome 8, ASM2296580v1, whole genome shotgun sequence):
AAAACCCattttgaaaattcatatcCATCCAGATTTCGAATAAACGTGTCGATTACGAGGTAGACAGATCTccccaattttcaaaatttaaaccaaaaaaaacaaaagttgGAAAACACTAACCAAGCAAACAAACGTAAAAGGAAATCCAGAAAGTTAGATAGAAGCGAATATAGGTCTAAACCAGGCCCTCAAATCACGAGAATCAGAGAGAGCAGACATGCCGACCCGAAAATCTCATTCTCTGTGCACATTACCATGCTTCCTTCATTCTTTTCAGATCCAGAGCATCGGCTTATTGTGCACAGATCCATCATTCATTTACTACTAATAATAAATCGTAAAAGTTTGAGATTGGATGCGGAGAAGCAGAGCACTAACAACTGTGATTTTATAGGCGGAGATCTCTATATTTAGGGTTTTTGGTATAAAATCCATGCTCAACTTTTGTGGGCCGTAGGCTCTGAATGAGCCTACTTATAACGCTTTCACTAAAGGTTAGCCCAAATATTACTTTccattttttgtttttcatacttttaaaaaacatataatgtAACATAAAAAGGGTAGGTTCATTTTTTTCCAACTCCTTCacaatttggaaaaaaataaaataaaaaattttggggggggggggggggggggggggggtggttGTGGTTACGAACAAGTTTCAAAAAGGTActgtgataaaattattataacGTTTTCAGTCAATCCAGACATATGATCAAAATTCAAATATCGTTAAAACTTACAAAATTTATTAGAAATGAAAATATACTACATGGTTATCAAATGTCAGGCCCCTTTTGTGGAGAAGTGAAAACACCAAAACCTACGTACGGTGTGTGTTGATTAAAGCCACCTCTTTATGCTTATTTGCGATGAAAAATAGGATTCTAAAATGAACACATTAAATGGGGTGTCTTTAGTAGAgatttaatgacttttttaaaatgatagatttccatggatttggtagatttttattgaattttgtagaatctcacagatttgTAAATATAATTCCATGGACTTTTGTAAactttttgcaagattttgatAGATATTTTTAGACTTTTGTagaatttttgcaaaaaaaattacaattcaatttaacaaaatcaaaatttcaatatatattatttcttcGAACTAGTAATTATTTAACATAAATAACATCTTCACtttgaaataaatttacttatttaaaaataaatatgtttaatatatgaaaaaaaaatcaaaatcaatttaacaaaattaaaatttcaatcCCCATGTCTAttcaacatgcataaataattaatcaataaaattttaatttataagcatatataaataaatttaatcaatATAGATAAATAGCTAATCAAAACattatgaaatttgataaattttaagcagttttttatgaaaaaatcTAAGGTttgttattgtgaatatgatcaACGTCACTCCACATTATGTTTGCTATAGTATCTCTCCATGCATTTGCATTTGCTCGTTGTTGTTCTTCAGTGCCAAATATTTGATCAAAGTTGTTATCCTCGTAAACTTGTTCTGATGAAGGTTGTGGGACTTCATTCTCTGGTTCAACTGGAAATTCATCAGACCGACACTCCTTTCGAAGAAAATTGTGCAATCCGGCACAAGCCAATACAAGCTCCGCCTGTGTTGTATATGGAAATGGAGGaccagttttgaatattttgaacCGCGATTTAAATATACCGAATATCCTTTCAATGACGTTTCTCAAAGAGGCATGACGAATATTGAACAACTCTTTTGCATCTTCAGGGTGACGACCTTGGTCAGTGAATTCTTGGAGATGATAACGAACACCTCTAAAAAGAGCCAAGAATTGACGTCGATTTGCATATCCACAATCCACTAAAAAAATTTACCTATCGAACATTATTTGTAGAATCAAATAACTAACGAATAACATATATAATCttgaaaaattacaaaatttttaGATGTATAGCATATAGAACAGAAAACATACCTTGTGAAATCATCCGCTAAGATTGAAAGATAGGACATAAAAATTGTTACTATCATTCAAAAACTGATAGGACATAAAAATTGTTATTATCAAGTGATAGGACATAAAAATTGTTACTATCAAAATTTCAcataattatttgaaatataaaatatcctaacataagACGGACTATAATATATGAATCCCATTTTATTTTCCCATTCGTAATAACAATCGTTAAGAATTATTGAGAAGAGAGACAACCAGGTCCAGTGGCCCCGACGTTATTTCCCTCCAAGAAATTAGTATACCAACGACCAAAAAGCTTCTCATATCTTTTCAAATCTTTGTCGTTCTAGTATACAGATGGGGTGATACATTTTCAAGTGGCGCCATCTTTTTTCCTCTCAGATTCGTGGAAAATCCATCAACGCACCATGATTTGAATATAtagaaatcataatattttttttatcaaatcaaTAACGATTCAAGAAAAGATTCATACCTTTTAAATTTGGAAAAAACCCTCGATTTATCTTTAGAGATGAGAAAATACCGTCTTTTGAGTGAGAAAGAGAATATATGGGTGAGAATGAGAAACGTTGTTTTTATTCTATTAAAAGTCTACCAAAATCTCTAGGGTGAGTAGAAGACAATTTTTGAGTTTTTATAGTTGTACATAGAGTTTTAAGATTTGTACATAGAGAATTATATTAGAATCATTATAAATCTATGAAAATATTGGATACCTATAgatttttatagatttttaaaaagtcaagtttgaataCCACTATACTTTTcatgaatctagaaaaatctaATTTGGATACCACAaaacttttatagagtttataaaagtctATGTTCAATACCTCTAGACTTTTAAACTCTACAAAAGTCAATAAAAGTAATTAAGGGGGGTGTATTCAATctaaacttttaatgacttttatggaattttaaaatCCAGAGGTATTCAATTTAAACTTTTAATGACTCTATATATGTTTAGTTGTATTCAATATGGATTTTggtagagttttaaaaagtcatgtggtattcaaacttgactttttaaaactctccAAAAGTCAAGAGGTATCCAAAAAATCCATAGATTTTCAAGGattcttattttattattcatgTACAAACCTTGAAGCCTTATGTACAATTACAGAAAATCTAAAATATTCTTCCACATATACCAAAGATTTTGATGGACtttcttttttgaaaaatacgctatctctcttctatctcaagccATCTCTAGGGTTCTTCACTCTCtcaaaaaaatttcttctattCAAAGGTATGATTGGTcattcttgaatttattatattgccaatatttatgtgtaaaaatagatgaattgttgtttttttcttGAATCATTATGATTATTGTATTTCATAAATTTTCTTTATCTCATAAAAACTATGAGATCACCTGTGTCTATTGACTTTTTTTCCTGATTGAAGAACATTGATTCTTAGCTTTACTGCTCGAGTCAAGTTTTCTAAGTTTTGTTCTTTCTttgattatgttttgatttgtttatttCGTTTGCATTTATGATTTGTTGATCAGGATTTTCTCTCGGGCGTAGGTTGTAAACTATTAGTTTTGCGTTATACCCACACATCTTTTAGCATTTGAGTGTAGTGCACTTTATGGATGCTTTGAGAATAAATTATTTGTAGCTGGATGCTTTATACTTCAAGTAAGTGTTCAAATTTTGAATACACCCCCGTAACCCATACCTCAGTAAATACAATTGgataccgtacttttactaaaaTATTCgccttttttataattaattaaaatggaaACACCCACCCGTGATACCTCCGATTAATCGATATGGAAGAAAGAAGGCTTTAAACCACATCTACCGATTTAGTAAAGGAAGCACATATTTATAAATATCTAAGGCTGAACTAGTAAAGGGCTAGGGCAGCTGTTGGTctcacgtgcggaatttgagataaaaaaaacccgaaaataaagaataaatggacaccgagatttacgtggaaaactcctaaaaattattagggtaaaaatcacggacaagatgaaaagatttccacta
Coding sequences:
- the LOC140839155 gene encoding uncharacterized protein translates to MISQVDCGYANRRQFLALFRGVRYHLQEFTDQGRHPEDAKELFNIRHASLRNVIERIFGIFKSRFKIFKTGPPFPYTTQAELVLACAGLHNFLRKECRSDEFPVEPENEVPQPSSEQVYEDNNFDQIFGTEEQQRANANAWRDTIANIMWSDVDHIHNNKP